The Uloborus diversus isolate 005 unplaced genomic scaffold, Udiv.v.3.1 scaffold_1371, whole genome shotgun sequence sequence ATATGAAGTAGCAGTTTAATATTATCATCACTAagaatacttaaaatatgttcaGACAttgtttaaagcaaataaaatgcTTACTTTTAAGGAAGCACTGTCAACGTCACTTCGCTTGGCGTGCGCCATATTTGCTGTTGTGATGACTCGATTTAAATGTCAGATCAAAGTTGTGagcaagaaatgaaaagttttttaaaaaaactcttacGCGCGAATATGATTGTTTTGATTACTACActcaaataacagaaaaataagGTGTTATGTGAAGCACAAAATGCTCTTAAAAAGCTCTTGTATTTGTTTTCGTCGatattattttcaatgttcgtATCAAACTATTTAACTGTAACCTGTAAAAATTGCTCCTTTACATCACCTTGGCAACCAATtgtcaacaaaaatgtatcaatgACGTTTTAATCTTTTAACTTATAATTTCCGACATTCCATTCTTGATCGTTGCTGACAATAAAGATCTAAGAAAATGAGTCAGCAAATAAAGTTTATTATCCAGGAGCTGAATAAAGAACCGTTTAATAAGAAGTTTAACTTAATCAGTTTTGATTCACTGCGAACCGATAATCTTTTACAGATTCTGAATGATGTATTTTCGGAAGTGGATCAAAAGGTTGGTTGGATTTCATTGTAATCTATTTGATACGCTGTTTTAAAAGAAACAAGTAGCTTACATAGTATAActtcttataattattttattttcaaaatgtgtcaagATATCATGCATTTTTACCACCTGAAACAGTTAACTATTTACTGTTGGATCTGGGGGTGGGGGGCGTCAAAGGATGGCACCAAAGCACAGGTCCAAAAGGGATTATAAGACACTTGACAAAAGAAgcttaaatttattttgcaaaataggCTGGGGGCTATCCCTCTCACCAAACGGTTGCCTAaaattgggttttttaaacttcaattttttagaaTATCCTCGGGAGGGACCACTTCACCCCACTTTCCCTAAGAGAGAACAAAAttttcttcagtttcaaaaaagacTTTGGTAGGGAACACCAAACCTCTCGCACCATCTTTCTCTTATCATAATGAAACTGAATCTAAAGTACCATTCTTAAGAcgtaaatttctgaaaaagttacGCAGAAGAGTCATCTAACGTCACTTTGGGTGACATTAGGCCATGGACACACATATTGGAGAGTAAGTGGGGATCaagccccccctccccacacccCCTAGAAaggagaacttccttgcttttagtacttttttctttgcaaaaatgcaaaaacatttcttctacagccattgatgaataagttatttaaaatgccaaattttaataactctaatctgtactgaaatcggtttccatgggaaaaTATCATGTTAAACCGTGGGCAAAATATCTGGGCCTCCCTACCCCCCTAAAATTTTCATATATGGGCATGCTTTGCATTAAGGCATTTTTCTATTGGTACTATAAGGAGCGTACCATTGTAGTTTTTGAACTGTAACCTTGAAACATTTTTGTACTCGGGATAGGGAGACTCGAAAGCTTCCCAATTTCCTCAATGTGTCCAAAGAGTCTAAAATATTGCTTTCAAACATTTCTGCCTAGAAGCCCACAGCTTCCTCAAATCAGTCTGGACTGAACTGGGAACAAAgccaccatttaaaataaagttcagtttcaaaacaaaattcataAACGAAATCCTGAATTCCATTAATAATGCTGTCAGCtaaattaaactaaattttaaatgtgaCTATCCCATGTTAGACAtagatatttcaattttttgaatgtcATAAATGATGGAATTAAAATATCTGGGAACTAGCAAAATTGGGGAAACCATTGCTGATATTGCTGTTTCATTTTTGTTAATCGTATAcctcctattttattttattttttaattttttatttgggcTTATTACTTAAAACAgctaattttttatcatttggcagattttttttttttaactttaatgcaattttttgtcttgttttgttttgtttaaaaatttaaacattaaattttaaatttcaacaatattgattttggaaatatttgTCAATCTTATAAGCATCttgttttatacaaatacaaatgtgacgaccagcagcaggctctgcacccagctaggctagtcctagtcaatttatttgtCCCCAATGAATATCTATgtccctcttaaagctatccacccctttgcttattaccacctcttccagtgaactgttccaagtgcccatgaCCATACcaaagcagggccggatttagggggggggggcctaCTGCCCCAGGGCCTCTACAACAAAGGGGattccacaataaaatttttacaaaatatcctaactttcacgggtcagcaaattttacgttttttctcccacacttttttttttgtatttctacaaagaatgcttgcacaaaaataataatattatcgatatatcagagagccctgattgcaagtatccatttactattttatttgataaaacatttcagtggcaatatatatatattttttattcatttaatttgtaatttgaacctatgcattaaaaagaaataaagtaagtttGGAAAAATCCGAAAAATGGTCAACTCTGCAGGTCATCCTTACAACTTCTTgcttcttgagctcaaaaattaaaaaattatttgacgaaatgacttgaatggaaattttttaaatcgaaaatattggatatatacatatatatcaaaatattcggatatatatcaaagtattggatgttttcgaaaatataattatCTTTGCAAATCCTGATtcggggcctccactcctttgttgccctgcggcctccacacttccaaatccggccctgtactaaagtagtactttttcctaatttccaggttattCTGagattttaatagtttaaaacaaaaacccctcgtcctgctttcagtgcaaaaatttaaaccatgaacaattttcattttgataaatttaaacagctgaatcatgtcccctctgactcttctGACAAGTGtagagcaaaaatttttaaactcgCCAATTGtttcacgttatgaaaatttccacttatacattagctgttttgttttttttttctttttgcaatttgttttcaattatgTTATGTTTCTTTGTTAGATGAAAGTGGACATTAGAGCAGAAGATCCAGAGCAAATGGTTCTTAAGAGCCTAAATTTCTTAAGAGTATTAAAATATAAACCACCAGAAACAATGGAAATGTAAGTAAAAATTTtctcaataaatatatttcaaaaatagctGATGCTTTGAATTGctatattttcacaaaatattttattttaattattagtgcCAGATCTAGGGGAGGGGCCAACAAGCAGGAGTCAAGACCTATCATTTAGGGGGGAAAACTGTTGttagaataaaattttgtaaaagccAAAAGCgctaactttaaaatgaaattttgtgaagttgCCCCCTTTTTGGATACATAATTTTGTGAAAGGGCTGCAGTAGCCAACCAATATGCATCTGAATCGACTTCtgatctttttttatttagtttgatATAAAAAGTTGATgatgaaatgcaaatgaaaacaTAACAGGGGAAATCAGATGATTAATAGATTTTTATATTAACATCAGCTAAGTTATCATTCCTTCAATGACCCAGAATGATCACAGAACTTTATTGCTTCAAATAGATTGAGACATAGTTGTGTGACTTATTcgcaaaaatttattcaaacagaTAAATTGGTCTCAGTATGTATCAAAAAAATATAGTAGAAACTTATTATTATctaaattgataaaataattagATATGAAATAACGAATACAAGATTACAAATTTAACTTTAGAAATAATAATTAACTAAGctataaataaacatttgtgATGGAAGATATGTTTTTTTAGGAGTGATTTCAGGCAAGGTTTAGTAACTGGAGAAAAATCAGTCATATATCATATACTGGAATGGATTCTTCATCGAATGCCTGAACTTAAAAAACGAGCCTATTTAGCTCAATTTCTTGTAAAAGTTGAACTGCCACCTGATATCGAAGGAGATGCTGACATACAAGAATTATATGAGCAGGTATGATTGTATTAATTGACAGTTTAGCGATTATATACAATgcaaaaactgttttaaactccTACACTTATTCTTACATTTAATACTTTTAGTATGAAAGCATTATTGAAGAATTCAAAGAAGTTCATAAACAATATGAAGCTCTGAAATCAAGTAGTTTTTCTACCCAAGAAATTCGAAAAGACTTGGAACATATGGAAGAAGAAAGAgatcaattaattaaaaagattGACAGGCTTAAAATGAAGGTAAATACTAAtacttgattattttaatttctaaaatgcaGTTCGAACTATATTCATATTACTTTCATTACAGTTGCGTTCATTTATAGTGAACTTATGACTACAACCTAATTAAAAAAGCTTCAATTTCCCCTTCACCTTTTTCTGTGACCTTTATGATTAACCTTTTCATAACAAAATTAGGGatgtaacaaaatttttatttaggtccTTCGACTTTGCTGTAAACAGGTGCGACTGTATATTGAAACTAAAGCCTGTTAACTTTTTTGTGTTtgattttaaattcataaaatttattcaaatcttTTCTAATCTTAACTAAATTACATAACAATGAACTAATTATTATTCTGCTTTTGAGTAAATCAATATTATGAATCAAAAATTATCCCAACATTTTATTTATACTGTTGTCACTATCACTTTTTCCCCCAAATAATTCTTTGTTTGCTCATTAATTGTCTTTATTTCAGGTTGAATCTCATCCAAATGTAGAATCTATGCTATCTGTTGCTAAAAGTCTGAGGGAAGAAAGAGACTTAGCCGAGAATCTTAGAAGgcaaaaaatagaacaaaaaaatgctgTGAGTTGTTCAGTCTAgaacagaggttcccaaccggtggttcgcgaacccccaggggttcgcgaggtgcaggaaggggggttcgcgaaaatttcggtgcaatggcgaatttttcctagtttggtaaaaaattataaaatattcaatttgcacacatagttactaattttttttttaatttgaaaacgcgccagactcttgtattaagctcaaaaaaaaaaaaaaaaaaatctttgagcggttttataatcttggttaaaaagaaattttctcattttttttttcgatagacaacaaaaagagatatccttccttctttattgcgaggcgccatgcagaaacgttgtattaagctgtggcggggatcacgatgaccttaaaaaggcgccatcgcgtggagtcaatcaaacaatatacataatatacatatgtcgaaaaaaataaagaattctcaaacaatgcatcataggggtattatttctaatctggttgccTAACttgggaatttccgtcgaattcagtcatcgaatagcagacatgacagcaaaaggctccaaacttaaaatttattactggattttgcccatctgttcgtttttaaaaatatataacatcagcatgctcatagttctggggaaatagttgttaacaaacgtatttagagatactttagagatgcttgaaaacaagtgattttgtttgcaattggttttgctacgtgaacttgctactcagtttgtgaagttataatcgtgtgggtaatttttatgatttgataactttctgctgttatggatggatggttgaaaactggtagtttggttgagcgacaaatggacaagcagtcaatcgatcaaccctcaacatcagcagtaactttcgaatcaacacaggatattgaaatagctgtaatgaactgccgcctcccccgactaaacagaaaagtgaactaggggagaaaaaaggaaaaaagcgaaaatatgacagtgactgtttacaaatgggcttttattttactggagaagagtctgaacctagaccgctttgtcttctctgcaacgaagttctttcgaacagcagtttgaaaccgtcacttctgagaagacacctcgaaacaaagcatccgacacacaaggacaaacctatcgaatattttaaaagaaaattgcaatataataaaaagtgtagcgtctctacattcctgttagaatccaacgaagatagtaaaatggcccttgaagcttcatatcgagtcagttatagaattgcaagatctggacagccacatacaattgcagaaaatttaattggaccgtgtgctaaagatattgctaagtgtatgctgggagaaaagtcagcaaaaaaaattgacctggttccgctatcaaacaacacagtatcacgcagaattactgatttggcaagtaatgtggagaaagaacttgtgaatagaataaaagagaataattttgcgatccagcttgatgagtcgactgatgtagcaaacgctgcaatattacttgtctatgttaggtatatttttaacgatacaattaaagaagatgtactatttgcaaaacctttgaaaaccaacacaactggagaagcaattttcgaactggtcaacagttactttgaagaaaatggaatagattggtctttgtgtgtgggtgtgtacacggatggtgcaaaatcaatgacaggaaaatttgttggctttgtggtgcgagtaaagaagatcaacgagaaaattgaatggactcattgctgcattcatagacaagcattagcatgtaagcgtattcccgcagaattatccgctactttgaatgatgcggtaaaaattgtaaatttcataaaatcacgtgccacaaactgccgtctatttcacgcgctttgtgaggaattgagaagccttcatgttactttacttcttcacacagaagttagatggctttcccgtggcaaaattttgacacgcttatttgaattgaagtcagaagtccaagcattttttgttgatcatccatttcactcaggggcgtagctaaggggggggttttggggacaaaaccccccccgaaaagttagtctcaaaaaaaaaaaagagaaaaagaagagagaagtgaaagaaaaaaaaaagaagaaaaggaaaaaattccaagcgattatacatatatatatatatattatatacatatattatatacatatattatatacatatatatatatatatatatatatatatatatatatatatatatatatatatattatatacatatatatatatatatatatatatatatatatatattatatacatatatattatatacatatatatatatatatatatatatattatatacatatatattatatacatatatatatatatatatatatatatatatatatatatatatatatatatagatatatatatatatattatatacatatatattatatacatatatatatatatatagatagatatatatatatatatatatatatataaaagaagtaacccccccccgaaagtcgggtctagctacgccactgatttcacttgtccacttgcatattcgatcctctttggatgcaaaggcttgcatatttagctgacatcttttcaaaattaaatgaattaaatctatccttgcaaggtgcagttgttaatattttcgttgtatatgataaaattgaagttatggtaaaaaaattgaatttctgggtccaatgcctggaaatgggtgagttttcttgtttctcttctcttagtagttttttatcagaaaactcaatgaaacttgatgaaagcgttaaaagaaatgtatgtgaacatctgcaacatcttgaactaacttttgacgagtattttcctaataggcgtaacgtccctctctcaaacaactggatacgcaatccttttgaaggaaatccatgcttagagaacaccctgacattacctgaaaaggaaatgctcatcgagttatcctgtgataattcattgaaaactacctttaaagagctctcgttaattgacttctggctcagtgtaagaaatgactataccgttttgtccaaaaaagcaattcgaattttattaccattttgtacaacatatctgtgcgagaaaggattttcctcctatacttatctcaaagataaataccgaagcagattgaatgcagagcctgatttaagactcaaactgtcagacattgaaccaaactttcagtttctttgttccgtcaaacagccacaaatatcgcattaaggattttttccccaatttaaagtatgcttaaaaaaatagttggtttataaaacttcttgtttataatttttcttgtagatgtagttttaactttttattaatgtttgcacttaatgatattttacaattatatttttgtttattgcaatcaaatgctgcaaaaaatggaaagcaaacatgctgtttttttattgtttcttacatgttactaatttcaacatcagggggttcgcaaacttttttgcctgttccaaggggttcgcaaagagaaaaaggttgggaaccgctggtctagAACATTCTTTACTATTCACCTCCACCATTTTGAAACTAAGTCATGAATGCAATAGCTGAatgaacttattttcttttaacttttctaaatttataaGTTACTTTGGTAAAgcattgaaagtaaaaaattatggaTTTTTAATGTCTTTATTTGTTTTCTGTATCTTTTAATATAAAGTATAACAGCTGTAATCCTCCTTTCCTTGTATTTACAGCTTACCCATGCTGAGCAAAAAATTCAAAGACTTAATCAACAATTGAAGGAACTAAAAATGTCAAGCCTTGAAGCAACTCCCgacagtatttttcttttttaaatatttttaaattatgagcaATTTACAGTGCGGGATCTTTGGTTTTTCCAAACCAGAGCAATTCTTGAATCTGCTACACTTACCCATCTTTTTCCTTTTGGTATTGCgtttaaaaaacacacacacacacagaaatcgAGCGAATTTGCCGGCAGGCGCAAGGGCCTCGGTTTGCTCCCCTCTAGATCCGGCACTAACAATTCAGGAATTTTATAGTTTATGTAATTTCTAATAtgcatttagtatcaaaatctcaactcaaatccttttttttacatttgatgcTTTTTTGTGGACACTAATCATGCTAAAAAGCGATTTTGAGCACATGCAGCTCAACCAGATAGAAAATGGCTGTCAAAACTgtgtttttttgaagaaaaaaaaaggcttatgcTTGAAAGTTTGTCTCTcctgtaaaatgtttaaaaatggatTGAGCAAGTTTTGATACTAAATGGCTCATAtaatgtaatatttattttcgcaagaaatacttttatataCACTTGATAAAGCATGATATGcagttagaaaattttcaattaatgatAAAATATGCCAGATTATATCAACgccctcctaaatactaaatgcctgtcactttcttgcttttaacatagagcaaaagtgATCTCAAATTGAAGGAATGAGGGTAACTAAACTTTGGTACAACTGCTACTGCCATCTATCGAAGGTATTGGAAATCATTAGCGAAGAACATACTTggttgatttctaactttaaattttgaaatcaaccaattggatttgaattgtttggatccattgCCATAGCAATGCCATCTTTGCATTGCCACCAAGTAGCGTTGCTGTTTTACCCAAATTCGGCGCAGGCATTGAGACTTTTGGCGGAAGTACACTTTTTGAGACAACTGGAATAGGCAATTAGGTTGTTGAGGGGGGAAGAAGTTTAAGTGTTGAAGGGGGCTTTGATTATACAGAGTCTGTCAGAAAATTGTATAAACACTTTGAGGAACAAAAAATGTTActtatacagtgaagcactgtttatatgtttctcttttatatgtttttatcaattatacattttttaaattggtccctgcagagtcttaTACAGATtcacctatacctattatacgttttttcacttgtacactttttttatacagtcctttcaaaaacgtataaacgatgcttcactgtatttttttttacatttgaatacTGATCACACATGTTGTTCAATCTACAGTTTAGCTCATGgttattttaaatgttcaaaatgttgGCTATTGGTGGCCAAACATATAATGGAACAACAAACAGTTGGTGAAACAATGTAATGCATAATATTGACTGACATAGATTTGCCGATTGCTCATTATGTGTATGTGATCAACATTTTGAACATTCAAAGTAACCATGTGTTATGACTAATCCAATGTTAGTTTATTTTGCAcactatttttttcccttgtttttttaatttttaatttgcgtcgtagacagttgaaaaaaattcttcttctgGGATTTAGACTAACTAAATGATGctgcttttacaatgatttttaacCTACTTATTGCATGTTTGCAATGTTTAAAGCATAATATGTCTCTTTATATTTGTTTTAACAGTTAAATGTCTTACCCATATATAATAACCTACAGAAAGTGTTGCaaattttatgacaaaaatttaGGCATACCAATCATAGTTAATTTTGCCCTTTGATAGATTGGTTTTGAGTTATAAAACGTAACTCttgtatattttttgaatttttcagccCTTGTTCAAAAGCTTGAGGAAAGCATAAAAGTTAACTCTTATTTGGTGAAAGAAAAATTACCTAAAGAAATAATGTCTCATAAAAAGTACATTGCTGATTTGCAAAAAATAGTATCTCAACCAGCCTTGAGTCGTTCTGATTTGGAAGAAATAAACAGCAAGGTATGGCAGTTTAAAgttaatataatttcaaatactgtttaaaatgttttccatACATTTATATTcggtacttattttattttagattcaAGAAGTGaataatgaaattcaagattttatagagaatcgtttaaaaaataacaatcctATTGATGATAAGCTCACACTTTTTCGACAGCAGGTGGGttacttatgtttttttgttactattattattatttcatttaaaattttttattaactagaaagtcgcctgtcatggtatggcgggtgaaaatttgcttctacatttaaatgcAGCAATTGCCTGATtcgtgatattttggtagtttaaattttaatcctaGTGCCAATGGATTAATTTCATAgaataaagaaattacatagagaggccctgtcatactaagaaattgaagccggaagttgcactaCTATATCCCAATGttcttagcttcttgctaaatatcttaagacgcattttgattcaaaacatttcattagtGAGTCTCAGTTGTTAATATAAatttagatattgttgcaagtttatgaagcacgtttttgaaattgcataaaacatgaattaaaatgcaaacatatctgccagctactttatttggcgtctttgcgagattggtgaaaactatttttgcgaagcgatcatgttatcataaacCTGCTCATCATTGCActgctgtatcccataattccatCTTCCATTTGATCTCCTTTTCACCCTAGACGGGGTCTGTCTATGTAAATTTCTAATTATTAATCTTTAGTTCCAG is a genomic window containing:
- the LOC129232762 gene encoding intraflagellar transport protein 81 homolog, translating into MSQQIKFIIQELNKEPFNKKFNLISFDSLRTDNLLQILNDVFSEVDQKMKVDIRAEDPEQMVLKSLNFLRVLKYKPPETMEMSDFRQGLVTGEKSVIYHILEWILHRMPELKKRAYLAQFLVKVELPPDIEGDADIQELYEQYESIIEEFKEVHKQYEALKSSSFSTQEIRKDLEHMEEERDQLIKKIDRLKMKVESHPNVESMLSVAKSLREERDLAENLRRQKIEQKNALTHAEQKIQRLNQQLKELKMSSLEATPDTLVQKLEESIKVNSYLVKEKLPKEIMSHKKYIADLQKIVSQPALSRSDLEEINSKIQEVNNEIQDFIENRLKNNNPIDDKLTLFRQQVSILSHKKERAAEELNSARAHLAELQAQVSTKKSDSKGIEGEFLKGDEFKRYVNKLRGKSNIYKKKRQELAELKTECGILSRTVDILQQKESALTKTLAQLEMQKGVSGFHNAQDELEKVSSLKAELDERKGQTLEEMSVMVQKLNMKIAEKKARLAPVIKELRPLRQQCQDMSFEYEQKKQAYDSCALGLESNISKIEQEVNTYKEEIAEAEHRYHTLNVELHMLEIQNERVSEEIKSYVSSDAADKKKSIREQYNKNIQEQEAKTKIYRDEQKEVKENQAFNEKQMIMWSNLQKLLECKKKCHEQEKNAHRSISSGTTDRLVL